From one Prosthecobacter debontii genomic stretch:
- the bamA gene encoding outer membrane protein assembly factor BamA, giving the protein MSAATVGSQAQVALDSPAAVGRKIVREVDVVYKGAATMDPDRIRAQMSTRVGEPYTDEAVERDLRTLYATGAVENVDIQAVNVSGGVKVVVTIAGRGGIGEIGFLGNAAFDNDKLRKEIEVKVGDPVDDAKLTAAQQKILELYNKKGFSDVLVTYDVTPSTKEGFSTVLFKIEEGGRGLIGDIRFEGNTAISDRKLRAKLTSKEKTFWRLWGKAGKLDNQAVLEDVRKVEQAYQDEGYVYVKVGYRREVVSDDKVALVFEITEGEKYDVASVSIEGITIFSQEDLTPAILTEAGYPYSGSDVRGDEKMIQDYYGSRGYADARVETRLSDAGPGKLNVVYSVYEGTKSYIRKVNISGNMKTKDEVIRRELPMAPGDELNTVQLETAQTRLENLNYFEGKGDANPLTVRPVSTEVDGFKDIEVNVTEKPTGSINFGAGFSSIDSIVGFIDVTQTNFDISDWGDFRGAGQRFNMNIRYGPRRQDFNLTFTEPWFLGQKLAFTTELFYRNMFYLSQADRYEQTNAGISLGLRKPFGEHAYFETTYTLQHINLDVNNDEDPSQIIRNEEGDYLQSKVDFAFVHDTRDSVFITRKGHKFEAGLMASGLGGDVEVWGANLGGQQFFSLPGDTILSFEGMARWVDGWGSSGTGNGDVPIFERLFLGGANNLRGYDYREAGPKDSTGEPIGGNVSIYGSIEYSFPILEKVRGAVFYDVGYISTDITAANTTTAGVRAGGPIVGDGEVYSNIGIGLRMFLPIGPIRLDLGLPLVKDDFTGDSPRFQFNMGYKF; this is encoded by the coding sequence ATGTCCGCTGCCACAGTCGGTAGCCAAGCCCAAGTGGCTCTGGACTCCCCGGCCGCCGTCGGACGTAAAATCGTCCGTGAAGTCGACGTCGTTTATAAAGGTGCCGCCACCATGGATCCTGATCGTATTCGCGCTCAGATGTCCACTCGCGTGGGTGAACCTTACACGGATGAAGCCGTCGAGCGTGACCTTCGCACTCTTTACGCGACAGGCGCGGTGGAAAACGTGGACATTCAGGCTGTCAACGTCTCAGGAGGCGTGAAAGTGGTGGTCACCATCGCTGGACGTGGCGGCATCGGTGAAATCGGATTTTTGGGCAACGCAGCCTTCGACAATGACAAACTGCGCAAGGAAATCGAAGTCAAGGTGGGTGACCCAGTGGATGATGCCAAGCTGACCGCCGCTCAGCAGAAGATTCTGGAACTCTACAATAAGAAGGGTTTCTCCGATGTGCTCGTGACCTATGACGTCACCCCATCCACCAAAGAAGGCTTTTCCACCGTCCTCTTCAAAATCGAAGAAGGTGGCCGTGGTCTGATCGGTGACATCCGCTTCGAAGGCAATACCGCCATCAGCGACCGCAAACTTCGCGCCAAGCTGACCTCCAAGGAGAAGACCTTTTGGCGTCTCTGGGGCAAGGCTGGCAAACTCGATAACCAAGCTGTGCTCGAAGACGTGCGTAAAGTCGAACAGGCCTATCAGGACGAAGGTTATGTGTATGTGAAGGTCGGCTACCGCCGCGAAGTGGTGAGCGACGACAAAGTGGCTCTGGTGTTCGAGATCACCGAAGGCGAGAAATACGACGTCGCTTCCGTATCGATTGAGGGCATCACCATCTTCTCTCAGGAAGATCTGACCCCCGCCATCCTGACGGAAGCAGGCTATCCTTACTCGGGCTCCGATGTCCGTGGTGACGAAAAAATGATCCAGGATTACTACGGTTCCCGTGGTTATGCTGATGCTCGTGTGGAAACACGCCTTTCCGACGCAGGCCCAGGCAAACTGAATGTGGTTTACAGCGTTTACGAAGGCACCAAGTCCTACATCCGCAAGGTCAACATCAGCGGTAACATGAAGACTAAAGACGAAGTCATCCGCCGCGAGCTTCCGATGGCTCCTGGTGATGAACTGAACACCGTCCAGCTCGAAACCGCTCAGACACGTCTGGAAAACCTGAACTACTTCGAAGGCAAAGGTGACGCCAATCCTCTGACCGTTCGCCCGGTGTCCACCGAGGTGGATGGATTCAAAGACATCGAAGTCAACGTGACTGAAAAGCCAACCGGCTCCATCAACTTTGGCGCAGGCTTCAGCTCCATCGACAGCATCGTGGGCTTCATCGATGTGACCCAGACCAACTTCGACATCAGCGACTGGGGTGACTTCCGTGGTGCAGGCCAGCGCTTCAACATGAACATCCGCTACGGTCCACGTCGCCAAGACTTCAACCTGACCTTTACCGAGCCATGGTTCCTGGGTCAGAAGCTGGCCTTCACGACCGAACTGTTCTATCGCAACATGTTCTATCTCTCTCAGGCAGATCGCTATGAGCAGACCAACGCCGGGATCTCTCTGGGCCTGCGCAAGCCTTTCGGTGAGCACGCTTACTTCGAAACCACCTACACCCTCCAGCACATCAACCTGGACGTGAACAATGACGAGGACCCAAGCCAAATCATCCGCAACGAAGAAGGTGATTACCTTCAGAGCAAAGTGGACTTCGCCTTCGTGCACGACACTCGTGACAGCGTCTTCATCACTCGCAAGGGTCACAAATTCGAAGCCGGTCTGATGGCTTCCGGTCTGGGCGGTGACGTGGAAGTCTGGGGTGCCAACCTGGGCGGCCAGCAGTTCTTCTCCCTTCCTGGTGACACCATCCTGAGCTTCGAAGGTATGGCTCGCTGGGTCGATGGCTGGGGTAGCTCCGGCACTGGTAACGGCGATGTGCCGATCTTCGAGCGTTTGTTCCTGGGTGGTGCCAATAACCTTCGTGGTTATGACTATCGCGAGGCAGGCCCGAAAGACAGCACGGGTGAGCCAATCGGCGGTAACGTCTCTATCTACGGCAGCATCGAATACTCCTTCCCAATCCTCGAAAAAGTGCGCGGTGCCGTGTTCTATGATGTGGGTTACATCTCCACTGACATCACGGCGGCTAACACCACCACTGCTGGTGTTCGTGCCGGTGGCCCGATCGTGGGTGACGGTGAAGTCTATTCAAACATCGGTATCGGTCTCCGCATGTTCCTGCCCATCGGTCCGATCCGCCTCGACCTCGGTCTGCCTCTCGTGAAAGATGACTTCACAGGTGACAGCCCACGCTTCCAGTTCAACATGGGCTACAAATTCTAA
- a CDS encoding RDD family protein: MPESAPADTLQPVELADGVEIHLRVAGPAARSVAWLVDCVIFCLILGALGLALVFLSAGMGGMTSQGIFLLCTFLLSWFYNVFFEMGKRAATPGQKMMGLKVASVSGAPVRLPQSLIRNLLRVIDFMPGFYLFGLVCSLFNQRFQRLGDLVADTVVVYAEPEAVKPPTHSVNVEPMAPAVPLSRIEQAALLQFLDRAPQWSDSRKTELTDILEPLTGKMGLAGLSQTCSLGVWLQKGGQDQSAPTSS, translated from the coding sequence ATGCCTGAATCCGCCCCCGCTGACACTCTCCAACCTGTGGAGCTCGCTGATGGTGTGGAGATTCATTTGAGGGTGGCCGGCCCGGCAGCTCGCAGTGTCGCGTGGCTGGTGGACTGCGTCATCTTTTGCCTCATCTTAGGCGCTCTAGGCCTTGCCCTGGTTTTCCTGTCCGCTGGGATGGGGGGTATGACCAGCCAGGGCATTTTTCTCCTCTGCACGTTTCTGCTTTCGTGGTTTTACAATGTGTTCTTTGAAATGGGCAAACGGGCAGCGACTCCGGGCCAAAAAATGATGGGCTTGAAAGTCGCCAGTGTGTCAGGTGCTCCTGTTCGGCTGCCTCAATCACTCATTCGTAACCTGCTCCGCGTGATTGATTTCATGCCCGGATTTTATCTCTTCGGTCTTGTTTGCAGCCTTTTCAATCAGCGCTTCCAGCGCTTGGGTGACCTCGTCGCGGACACGGTGGTGGTCTATGCAGAGCCCGAGGCGGTCAAACCGCCCACTCATTCCGTCAACGTAGAGCCGATGGCACCTGCCGTTCCGCTCTCCCGCATCGAGCAAGCCGCGTTGCTGCAATTCCTCGACCGCGCTCCCCAATGGTCCGACTCACGTAAAACGGAGCTCACCGATATCCTGGAACCTCTCACGGGCAAAATGGGCCTCGCTGGCCTGAGCCAGACCTGTAGCCTGGGTGTATGGCTGCAAAAAGGCGGCCAAGATCAATCTGCCCCCACCTCGTCATGA
- a CDS encoding stage II sporulation protein M, translated as MMSPAQFEKENSARWDRLEALVNEVDSSRKKPVENVEELPQLFRQICHDLSVAQHRMYGPRLTGRLNGLAIAGYRVLERRIAGGWERLADTMLREFPRAVRRERGLFWFCSVMFWAPFLFMAIWTPFDPEWAMTLLGPDGMIQMDQMYGKGTSPTDYMREEFGSNFGMFAFYIWNNVGIDLRTFAGGLLGGIGSMIIMLFNGAYIGAAAGYVHHACNPETFYSFVAGHSAPELMGVVISGMAGMRLGLSLVKPGSYDRRTALVLGGRQALVLITGAALMTAFAAIIEGFWSANPFPPLVKYGFGAVMWTLTLSYLFLCGKERAA; from the coding sequence ATGATGAGCCCAGCCCAATTTGAAAAAGAAAACTCTGCTCGCTGGGATCGCTTAGAAGCCTTGGTCAACGAAGTGGACTCTTCCCGAAAGAAGCCTGTGGAGAATGTCGAAGAACTTCCACAGTTGTTCCGACAAATCTGCCATGATCTCAGCGTGGCCCAGCATCGTATGTATGGCCCACGGCTGACCGGCCGCCTCAATGGCTTGGCCATTGCCGGATATCGTGTCCTGGAGAGGCGGATTGCCGGCGGCTGGGAGCGGCTTGCAGACACCATGCTGAGAGAGTTTCCCCGGGCGGTGCGTCGGGAGAGGGGTTTGTTCTGGTTTTGCTCCGTGATGTTCTGGGCACCCTTCTTGTTCATGGCCATCTGGACGCCGTTCGATCCTGAATGGGCCATGACCCTGTTAGGGCCGGATGGCATGATCCAGATGGACCAGATGTATGGCAAGGGCACTTCTCCCACGGATTACATGCGCGAGGAGTTTGGCTCGAATTTTGGCATGTTTGCCTTCTACATCTGGAACAACGTGGGCATTGATTTGCGCACCTTTGCCGGAGGTTTGCTCGGTGGCATTGGCTCCATGATCATCATGTTGTTCAATGGGGCTTACATCGGTGCGGCAGCCGGATATGTGCATCATGCCTGCAATCCCGAAACCTTTTACAGTTTCGTTGCAGGACACTCCGCTCCAGAACTCATGGGCGTGGTGATTTCGGGCATGGCGGGGATGCGACTAGGACTCTCATTGGTCAAGCCGGGCTCGTATGACCGCCGCACAGCCTTGGTTCTCGGTGGTCGGCAGGCCTTGGTATTGATCACTGGAGCTGCGCTGATGACCGCCTTCGCCGCAATCATTGAAGGCTTCTGGTCGGCCAATCCCTTTCCGCCGTTGGTCAAATACGGCTTCGGTGCCGTCATGTGGACGCTGACGCTCAGCTACCTCTTCCTTTGCGGAAAGGAGAGGGCTGCATGA
- the lpxD gene encoding UDP-3-O-(3-hydroxymyristoyl)glucosamine N-acyltransferase, translating into MSTSITHQRLAELVGGQLSQGDPEGLVTGLNSISEAGPGDVTFLGNDRYLGALRDTRATAVLVAPDFAESLENIALIRVDNPTLAFSSVIRHFGPPKREFHPGVHPTAVVSNSARFDPERVSIGPCAVIEDDVVIGDGTIIHAGVFIGHGSRLGSDCILHANCTVKDRTQMGDRVVIHSGSAIGTDGFGYEFIKGHHQKIEQVGIVQIDDDVEIGSCTTIDRARFGRTWIGKGTKIDNLVQIAHNVVIGQHSVIVSQVGISGSTKIGNYVTIAGQVGIAGHLEIGNQVTLLAKTGVTKSILEPGAYTGFPARPLMEGRRMLSAPAKIPEMLERIKTLEKKLAELEKKEQAPV; encoded by the coding sequence ATGAGCACCTCGATTACTCACCAGCGTCTGGCGGAATTGGTTGGCGGCCAGCTTTCCCAAGGCGATCCGGAAGGACTCGTCACTGGATTAAATTCCATTTCAGAGGCTGGACCGGGAGATGTGACGTTCCTTGGCAATGATCGTTATCTTGGGGCCTTGCGAGATACCAGGGCCACCGCCGTTTTGGTAGCCCCAGACTTTGCCGAATCTCTGGAAAACATCGCTCTTATTCGTGTGGATAACCCGACCCTGGCTTTCTCCAGTGTCATCCGTCACTTTGGCCCTCCGAAGCGTGAATTTCACCCCGGCGTTCATCCTACAGCCGTGGTTTCTAACTCCGCACGGTTCGACCCTGAGCGTGTTTCCATCGGACCTTGTGCTGTCATTGAGGACGATGTCGTGATTGGAGACGGCACCATCATCCATGCGGGCGTCTTCATTGGCCATGGCTCCCGCCTTGGCTCCGATTGTATCCTCCACGCCAACTGCACCGTTAAGGATCGCACACAAATGGGAGACCGAGTCGTCATCCACAGTGGTTCAGCCATCGGCACCGATGGATTCGGTTATGAGTTTATCAAAGGCCATCACCAAAAGATCGAGCAAGTGGGTATCGTGCAGATTGACGACGATGTCGAAATCGGCTCCTGCACCACCATCGACCGCGCCCGCTTTGGCCGAACCTGGATTGGTAAAGGCACCAAAATCGATAACCTCGTCCAGATTGCTCACAACGTGGTGATCGGTCAGCATAGCGTCATCGTCTCCCAAGTCGGCATCTCTGGAAGCACCAAGATCGGGAACTACGTCACCATCGCGGGGCAAGTCGGCATCGCTGGCCATCTCGAGATTGGCAATCAGGTCACTCTGCTGGCCAAGACTGGCGTGACCAAGAGCATCTTGGAACCCGGTGCTTACACGGGCTTCCCAGCCCGACCTCTCATGGAAGGGCGGCGTATGCTCTCAGCACCGGCTAAAATTCCCGAGATGCTGGAACGCATCAAAACCCTTGAGAAGAAGCTGGCGGAACTGGAGAAGAAGGAACAGGCGCCGGTGTAG
- the xseB gene encoding exodeoxyribonuclease VII small subunit, translating into MSASQPSDISFEQAMERLEEIVAQMEGDRLPLDEMVASYEEGMRLLKVCRQRIENARRRVEIITADAEGKATTAAFDPALVEASLPEEKSRPASPARRKKPVESEEDPDDIRLF; encoded by the coding sequence ATGAGCGCATCCCAACCTTCCGACATCTCTTTTGAACAGGCTATGGAACGCCTGGAGGAGATCGTTGCGCAGATGGAAGGGGATCGTTTACCGCTGGATGAAATGGTGGCCAGCTATGAAGAAGGCATGCGCCTTCTGAAAGTTTGCCGTCAGCGCATTGAAAACGCCCGTCGGCGGGTCGAGATCATTACGGCTGATGCCGAAGGCAAAGCCACCACAGCGGCCTTCGATCCCGCCTTGGTTGAAGCCTCCCTCCCCGAGGAAAAATCACGGCCAGCTTCTCCGGCTCGCAGGAAAAAACCTGTTGAGTCTGAAGAAGATCCTGACGACATCCGACTTTTTTGA
- a CDS encoding translocation/assembly module TamB domain-containing protein, with product MYLFLILIVLLVAFHRPIIRGVIRWAGPEFANKVGLPLSWQVEGSLWNDFKLSQVEAGGGEGHWLPKATIGELSADYDWRLLSKGQLEHAIQRVTLHDVDAVADLRKLPTSTEPALSVEEVKSEPGPPLLIWPKAIDIQNVNADVTLADGSRLIIRGLTLQMGDGMPGKLECAEFRREPGGPELANLKADVTWGGRQLEIRQLALPQGVILERLAVDLRQLWELDEKVLVTLVARLGEAALNANVAAQGIFKSPMQVQAKVSGNQLRAQELKTLGLPKEVDFDGGRIELTAEGDPTKPIQMIVGVSADVAKIRVAGAQVDRVSLQAQVKDGKAIVDAVQVNRTDNQVKLTAEATLPSDIQDIAAAPWTAKVEATLPQVTDFLEQPPPVQGLLRLSVTAQGKGATPTKAEGEVNGESLAFENYKLPALRTLISMDGQRAGVEIPGLELGQGNSLMFKASMTMDDSMPVESSWQLRVTDPQKLFETTGLALPPKPIKGTLEFQGQASAKIQEVTAGTYDNGLADLRLQINQASYGEGELKKLVVHGAVKNGDLLLDTVNVFLDEKNRIGLTTKIELKPPFVFQTQGTVGMTELTALNSWMRTFEAPRIQSGAIQGLVEMTGQLNPWQGQGKVTMSATQVRTEAMPQAMDVTLDTGFSGTTADLQQLEAKLGPWRLLAKGKVTDKEAELAELKVWQNQTVLMDGTVFAPFDITQKEVSGPEAKPMKISIRAKDLQVDRILADAGIQDIPAGVLNADIQVTGRLDTAQGHVVVDLKEVKVPNAPKSFQSATLHSETVLENKRVKTQTTVSQPPLKPLTLEGDLPLDLVALLESPNRLQETPLKFSVKLPESELDFVQEYAPDMIRSFPGRAKVDMQIEGTLAKPVIRGDVDIDVKEIAWNQPDLPSVRDLRVKIRADDRRILVQDVSVLLAGGKVNLNGVVDAADLQNPGLDFRVQAREALVFRDPTTSVRANADISARGTLKQASVNGLVEVVRGRVFKEIDLLPVLKLPADVPPVPPDTSRSEAKLTLPPLLNDWTFNVNVKTRDPVLISGNLANGAVSADALLSGSGAAPQLTGGANIDRLLLKLPFSMVKITKGVVTLRPEHPFDPDLDIRGESRIGSNQITLYVYGASTNPKTRFTSTPPMSESDIVTLLATGTTLNGSASELASEAATRAAFLFLSEFYRKTFNKKKVVRDEPPRLNMTFNPSGADRSSDSVQATYDLSDEWRLTGRFTQTGRMKLLLGYVLRFGKAAQAMDPRPALPMATNTDISPTPAPVPSSPVPPASSQGF from the coding sequence TTGTATCTGTTTCTCATTCTGATCGTTCTCCTGGTGGCCTTTCATCGGCCCATCATCCGTGGCGTCATCCGGTGGGCGGGGCCTGAATTCGCCAATAAAGTGGGGCTTCCCCTGAGTTGGCAGGTCGAGGGCTCGTTATGGAACGACTTCAAGTTAAGCCAGGTGGAGGCTGGCGGTGGCGAAGGGCATTGGCTGCCCAAGGCTACGATTGGCGAGTTAAGTGCCGATTATGATTGGCGGCTGCTTTCCAAAGGTCAGTTGGAGCATGCCATCCAGCGGGTGACTCTGCACGATGTGGATGCTGTGGCGGATCTTCGAAAGCTGCCGACTTCCACTGAACCCGCGTTGTCTGTTGAAGAAGTGAAATCCGAGCCGGGACCTCCCCTGCTGATCTGGCCTAAGGCCATCGACATTCAAAATGTGAATGCCGATGTCACTCTGGCGGATGGTAGCCGATTGATCATTCGTGGTCTGACTTTGCAGATGGGTGACGGCATGCCCGGCAAGTTGGAGTGTGCTGAGTTTCGCCGGGAGCCAGGTGGACCCGAGTTGGCCAACCTCAAAGCCGATGTTACCTGGGGCGGGCGGCAACTAGAGATTCGGCAGTTAGCTCTGCCTCAAGGGGTGATTCTGGAGCGATTGGCTGTGGATTTGCGGCAGCTCTGGGAGTTGGATGAAAAGGTTCTCGTGACCCTCGTCGCTCGGCTTGGAGAGGCGGCTCTCAATGCGAATGTTGCTGCGCAGGGGATTTTCAAGTCACCCATGCAAGTGCAAGCCAAAGTCTCTGGCAATCAACTGCGGGCGCAAGAGTTGAAAACCCTCGGCTTGCCGAAGGAGGTGGATTTTGACGGTGGACGCATTGAGTTGACCGCTGAGGGTGACCCGACGAAACCGATCCAAATGATCGTCGGAGTTTCCGCCGATGTGGCCAAAATTCGGGTGGCTGGAGCGCAAGTCGATCGCGTGAGTCTGCAAGCTCAAGTGAAGGATGGCAAAGCCATTGTCGATGCTGTGCAGGTCAATCGGACTGACAACCAAGTCAAGCTAACCGCCGAGGCGACTTTGCCGAGCGACATCCAAGACATCGCAGCCGCTCCTTGGACGGCGAAGGTGGAAGCCACTCTTCCTCAGGTCACCGATTTTCTAGAACAGCCCCCCCCCGTTCAAGGGCTGCTGCGTCTCTCGGTAACCGCTCAAGGGAAGGGGGCGACGCCCACTAAGGCAGAGGGTGAAGTGAATGGGGAAAGCCTAGCTTTTGAAAACTATAAGCTACCTGCACTGAGAACGCTCATCTCGATGGATGGACAACGCGCGGGCGTTGAGATTCCTGGGTTGGAGCTCGGGCAGGGCAACTCGCTGATGTTCAAGGCCAGCATGACGATGGATGACTCCATGCCTGTGGAGTCCTCATGGCAGTTGCGGGTGACGGACCCTCAGAAGCTTTTTGAGACTACAGGGTTGGCCCTTCCTCCGAAGCCCATCAAAGGCACGCTGGAATTCCAAGGACAGGCCTCAGCTAAGATCCAAGAAGTCACGGCGGGAACCTACGATAACGGTCTGGCAGATTTGCGTCTGCAGATCAATCAAGCCTCGTATGGCGAGGGAGAGCTGAAGAAATTGGTGGTGCATGGAGCCGTGAAAAATGGGGACCTTTTACTCGACACCGTGAACGTTTTTTTGGATGAGAAGAATCGGATTGGCCTAACAACCAAGATAGAGTTGAAGCCGCCTTTCGTTTTCCAAACGCAGGGAACGGTCGGGATGACGGAACTGACTGCGCTCAATTCGTGGATGCGAACTTTTGAAGCACCTCGCATCCAAAGTGGAGCCATCCAGGGGCTAGTGGAGATGACGGGGCAATTGAACCCCTGGCAAGGGCAGGGTAAGGTGACGATGTCTGCGACCCAAGTGCGCACCGAGGCTATGCCTCAAGCTATGGATGTGACTCTCGATACCGGCTTCTCTGGAACCACGGCGGACTTGCAGCAGCTAGAGGCAAAATTAGGTCCTTGGAGACTGCTGGCGAAAGGTAAGGTGACCGATAAGGAAGCGGAACTCGCCGAACTGAAAGTGTGGCAAAATCAAACGGTGCTGATGGATGGCACGGTGTTCGCGCCCTTCGATATTACTCAAAAAGAAGTGAGCGGTCCTGAAGCGAAGCCGATGAAAATCTCCATTCGGGCTAAAGACTTGCAGGTGGACCGGATCCTGGCAGACGCGGGTATCCAAGACATCCCAGCCGGGGTCTTGAATGCGGATATTCAAGTTACTGGACGGCTGGATACGGCACAAGGTCATGTGGTGGTGGATCTCAAAGAGGTGAAGGTGCCAAATGCGCCGAAGTCCTTCCAATCCGCGACTTTGCACTCGGAGACGGTTTTGGAGAATAAACGTGTGAAGACTCAGACGACGGTATCTCAGCCTCCACTGAAGCCGCTCACGCTGGAAGGCGATCTGCCTTTGGATTTGGTGGCGTTGCTGGAGTCACCGAATCGCCTTCAAGAGACGCCGCTGAAGTTCAGTGTGAAGCTTCCTGAAAGTGAGTTGGACTTTGTGCAAGAGTATGCGCCTGACATGATTCGATCCTTCCCGGGTCGGGCGAAGGTGGACATGCAGATCGAGGGCACACTGGCTAAGCCGGTGATCCGAGGGGACGTAGATATCGACGTCAAAGAAATCGCTTGGAATCAACCTGACCTGCCCTCCGTGCGCGATCTGCGGGTCAAAATCCGAGCCGATGATCGGCGCATCCTTGTTCAGGATGTTTCGGTCTTGTTGGCTGGAGGGAAGGTGAATCTGAATGGGGTGGTGGATGCGGCAGACCTCCAGAATCCAGGTCTGGATTTCCGGGTCCAAGCTCGTGAAGCCCTGGTATTCCGAGATCCGACCACGTCGGTCCGAGCCAATGCCGATATCAGTGCGCGAGGCACCTTGAAACAGGCTTCCGTGAATGGCTTGGTGGAGGTGGTGCGTGGCCGGGTATTCAAGGAGATCGATTTGCTACCCGTCTTAAAACTGCCTGCCGATGTTCCGCCTGTTCCTCCAGACACCAGCCGCAGTGAGGCCAAGCTGACCTTGCCACCGCTGCTTAACGATTGGACTTTTAACGTGAATGTGAAAACTCGCGACCCTGTTTTGATCTCGGGCAACTTGGCCAATGGAGCGGTTTCTGCGGATGCTTTATTGAGTGGCAGTGGTGCAGCCCCACAACTGACAGGGGGAGCGAACATTGATCGGCTGCTGCTGAAATTACCGTTCAGCATGGTGAAGATCACCAAAGGTGTCGTCACGCTGAGGCCCGAGCATCCCTTCGATCCTGATCTCGATATTCGTGGTGAATCACGAATCGGCAGCAATCAGATCACGCTTTATGTTTACGGAGCGTCCACAAACCCTAAGACACGTTTTACCAGCACACCACCGATGAGTGAATCGGATATCGTGACTCTGCTTGCCACCGGCACCACTCTCAATGGATCTGCCAGTGAATTGGCCTCAGAAGCGGCCACACGTGCCGCCTTTCTCTTTCTCAGTGAGTTTTACCGGAAGACCTTCAATAAAAAGAAGGTGGTGAGGGATGAGCCGCCTCGGCTGAATATGACCTTCAATCCTTCAGGGGCAGATCGAAGCAGCGACAGCGTCCAAGCCACTTACGATCTCTCCGACGAATGGCGCCTGACAGGCCGATTCACGCAAACGGGGCGTATGAAGTTGCTCCTGGGCTATGTGCTTCGGTTTGGGAAGGCCGCGCAGGCCATGGATCCACGGCCTGCACTTCCGATGGCCACCAACACGGACATCAGTCCTACACCGGCGCCTGTTCCTTCTTCTCCAGTTCCGCCAGCTTCTTCTCAAGGGTTTTGA
- a CDS encoding OmpH family outer membrane protein has translation MIRLLTLALLTSSLTLASAADLKFGVVDMSKAFSEFHKTKKAAEEFKANVDKAQTEMNDRWAVYKTLNTDAQKLRKEASDPIMTPDARAKKAAEFDEKVKEIRTLEQEIGEQQNRRTNQLKTEDMKIRRGIYDEILVVVRDKAKTDGYDFIFDKSGMSLSTVPVLIYYKDAVDITDLIIVELNKDAGAAAPAAAEGAAKAEEPKKP, from the coding sequence ATGATTCGTCTTCTGACTTTAGCCCTTCTCACCAGCAGTCTGACGCTCGCCAGCGCCGCCGATTTGAAATTCGGCGTGGTGGATATGTCCAAAGCCTTCTCTGAATTCCACAAGACCAAAAAGGCCGCCGAGGAATTCAAAGCCAACGTGGATAAGGCTCAGACCGAAATGAACGACCGTTGGGCGGTTTATAAGACTCTGAACACGGATGCACAGAAGCTGCGCAAAGAAGCCAGCGATCCCATCATGACTCCTGATGCTCGCGCCAAAAAGGCCGCTGAGTTTGACGAGAAAGTGAAGGAAATCCGCACTCTCGAGCAGGAAATCGGTGAGCAGCAGAACCGCCGCACCAACCAGCTCAAGACCGAAGACATGAAGATCCGTCGTGGTATCTACGACGAAATCCTTGTCGTCGTCCGTGATAAGGCCAAAACCGACGGTTATGACTTCATCTTCGATAAATCTGGCATGAGCCTTTCCACCGTTCCTGTGTTGATCTATTACAAAGACGCGGTGGACATCACTGACCTGATCATCGTCGAGCTAAACAAGGACGCTGGTGCTGCTGCCCCAGCCGCCGCTGAAGGTGCTGCTAAAGCTGAAGAGCCTAAGAAGCCCTAA